The following are from one region of the Rhodopirellula sp. P2 genome:
- a CDS encoding GumC family protein: MNERSFAEADHFRPLRLNDLWRAVARHRFSAVLWTIVLLPVLAFGVFLIPAQFDSYGQLLIRLGRGAVSMDPTATLSPTVSLQDSRASQVNSVREMLQSRAIAQKVVREVGVERILEPRSVLSKTMQKISSILPGGTPKPMGDLSAEEVEAQLAEEMAINAFQESMNLFMAKDAYTIDLEVRTEDPFLSRDLLNALVQIYRQHHAMAHSSLGASEFFEEQSELSYKRAVEAKEKLRVAKTERGIIDIGSAQSALRSLISQVESNLVDVEYELASAVSERARLIEQVGDQPETLQTQTIRGIPKATGDSMRQALYELEVRYKEQSLKLSDDHPKLKVLREQLAAATEISRSEQGERPQTTESTNPVRQALVMSLQQTETRLSGLESKHENLKSQAESLKDELTQLNRDEVQLAELSWETDLAEAEYMRTAENRDNARLIDRLSSGAVSEIAVVQEPSLGLKKVKPKRSILLVLAAMLAVGFGIVQALIRGLLATPHAAEMDSNRQPPTRRRSDAGHGRYRGTDSVRGFNKPPESEPVAETEENGGLTTVPR; this comes from the coding sequence ATGAATGAACGCTCCTTTGCCGAAGCCGATCATTTTCGCCCCTTGCGTCTGAATGACCTCTGGCGGGCGGTTGCTCGCCACCGATTCTCGGCAGTGCTGTGGACGATCGTGTTGCTACCGGTGCTGGCCTTCGGTGTCTTCTTGATCCCGGCTCAGTTTGATTCGTACGGGCAATTGTTGATTCGTTTGGGGCGGGGGGCCGTCTCGATGGATCCCACGGCGACGCTTTCGCCAACCGTTTCGCTGCAAGACAGCCGGGCCTCCCAGGTCAACAGCGTCCGCGAGATGTTGCAGTCACGAGCGATCGCTCAAAAAGTGGTCCGAGAGGTTGGCGTGGAGAGGATCTTGGAACCGCGCAGCGTGCTCTCCAAAACGATGCAGAAGATCAGTTCGATATTGCCAGGCGGGACCCCGAAACCCATGGGCGATCTGTCGGCGGAAGAAGTGGAAGCTCAGCTCGCCGAAGAGATGGCGATCAATGCGTTTCAAGAATCGATGAATTTGTTCATGGCAAAGGATGCCTACACAATCGATTTGGAGGTTCGGACGGAGGACCCCTTCTTGTCGCGCGATTTGCTCAACGCGTTGGTTCAGATTTATCGCCAGCACCATGCGATGGCCCACAGTTCACTCGGGGCGTCTGAGTTCTTCGAAGAGCAATCCGAGTTGTCGTACAAACGAGCGGTGGAAGCAAAAGAGAAGCTTCGAGTCGCCAAAACCGAACGCGGCATCATCGACATCGGCTCGGCTCAGTCGGCGTTGCGTTCACTGATCAGCCAGGTCGAAAGCAATTTGGTGGACGTGGAGTATGAACTGGCGTCCGCGGTTTCGGAGCGAGCTCGATTGATCGAACAGGTCGGTGATCAACCGGAAACGTTGCAAACGCAAACGATTCGAGGGATTCCCAAAGCGACTGGCGACTCGATGCGTCAGGCGTTGTACGAATTGGAAGTCCGTTACAAGGAACAGTCTCTGAAACTGAGTGACGATCACCCCAAGTTGAAGGTGTTGCGAGAACAATTGGCAGCGGCAACCGAGATCTCGCGATCCGAGCAAGGCGAGCGACCTCAGACCACCGAGTCGACCAATCCGGTTCGGCAAGCGTTGGTGATGTCGCTTCAGCAAACCGAGACTCGGCTGTCGGGTTTGGAATCCAAGCATGAGAACCTGAAGTCGCAAGCGGAATCGCTGAAGGACGAACTGACGCAATTGAACCGTGACGAGGTGCAATTGGCGGAGCTCAGCTGGGAAACGGATTTGGCGGAAGCCGAGTACATGCGGACAGCTGAGAATCGCGACAACGCGCGGTTGATCGATCGTCTGTCATCGGGTGCCGTCAGTGAAATCGCGGTCGTCCAAGAACCCTCGTTGGGACTGAAGAAGGTCAAACCGAAGCGGTCGATCCTGCTGGTGTTGGCGGCAATGCTGGCGGTCGGATTTGGGATAGTCCAAGCCTTGATTCGCGGATTGTTGGCGACGCCTCATGCGGCGGAAATGGACTCCAATCGCCAACCTCCCACGCGTCGCCGAAGCGATGCCGGGCACGGGCGTTACCGCGGAACGGACAGCGTTCGCGGGTTCAACAAACCGCCAGAATCGGAACCTGTGGCCGAAACAGAAGAAAATGGCGGGTTGACGACCGTTCCTCGCTAA
- a CDS encoding glycosyltransferase family 4 protein: MLESFGHEVTRFTRMNDSMSGAGAITNARMTVWNSGLAREIQAAVKQNQIDVVHFHNTFPAISPAAIKAAHEAGAATVLTLHNSRILCPKAVCFRDGQPCTDCVAARFATPAIRHACFHDSRLASGVVAVTNWLHRTSKTYQRYLNVAIAPTQFVKTRYEESGHPMPPIAVKPHFVESDLPLGQGDGGYALFVGRLSEEKGLKVLLDAWNLLTQPIPLKVIGDGPLRHLLDQPQENVEYLGRLDQAAVYQTMADAAMLILPSHCAESFGRVVVEAFACGTPVVCANQGGQAELVHPSVGALFRSGDAEELASVVDGFVQNAEQTIAMREMARREYESKYTAAINHDQLIAIYQAALKARGRNEVGRMGDPDLRIDSQHSPNAANEPHGSAATLTQNETDSPEHISHPEQAHDEPMRGHDQLGRRASSGSTLG, from the coding sequence TTGTTGGAATCGTTTGGGCACGAGGTCACGCGGTTCACGCGGATGAATGATTCGATGTCGGGTGCCGGAGCGATCACGAACGCTCGGATGACGGTTTGGAATTCGGGCCTCGCGCGGGAAATCCAAGCGGCGGTGAAGCAGAACCAGATCGACGTGGTTCATTTCCACAACACCTTCCCAGCGATCTCGCCGGCTGCGATCAAGGCGGCTCATGAGGCGGGAGCCGCGACCGTATTGACGCTGCACAATTCGCGAATACTGTGCCCCAAAGCGGTCTGTTTTCGCGACGGTCAACCTTGCACCGATTGTGTGGCCGCTCGTTTTGCGACCCCTGCGATTCGTCACGCTTGTTTCCACGACAGCCGATTGGCGTCGGGCGTTGTCGCGGTGACGAATTGGTTGCACCGAACCAGCAAGACGTACCAGCGTTATCTCAATGTCGCGATCGCTCCGACCCAGTTCGTCAAAACTCGTTACGAGGAATCGGGGCATCCGATGCCTCCGATCGCTGTCAAACCTCACTTCGTTGAATCGGACCTCCCGCTCGGGCAAGGCGATGGTGGTTACGCGCTGTTCGTGGGGCGTTTGAGTGAAGAAAAGGGCTTGAAAGTTCTGCTGGACGCATGGAACCTGCTGACCCAGCCCATCCCACTGAAGGTGATCGGGGATGGTCCGCTCAGGCATTTGCTCGATCAACCGCAGGAAAACGTGGAGTACTTGGGGCGTTTGGACCAGGCGGCTGTCTACCAGACAATGGCAGACGCGGCGATGTTGATTTTGCCGTCTCACTGTGCTGAATCATTTGGCCGGGTGGTCGTCGAAGCGTTTGCGTGCGGAACACCGGTTGTGTGCGCGAACCAAGGTGGTCAAGCTGAGCTGGTACACCCATCCGTGGGGGCCTTGTTTCGCAGCGGCGACGCGGAGGAATTGGCCTCGGTGGTGGACGGTTTTGTTCAGAACGCGGAGCAAACCATTGCGATGCGTGAAATGGCTCGTCGGGAGTACGAATCCAAGTACACCGCGGCGATCAACCACGATCAACTGATTGCGATCTATCAAGCCGCTTTGAAAGCTCGCGGACGAAACGAAGTGGGCCGCATGGGCGATCCGGATTTGCGAATTGATTCGCAGCACTCGCCCAACGCAGCGAACGAGCCGCATGGTTCGGCGGCCACGCTGACACAAAACGAAACCGATTCCCCCGAACATATCTCGCACCCCGAACAGGCTCATGACGAACCGATGCGTGGTCACGACCAGCTGGGACGACGGGCATCCTCAGGATCAACGCTTGGCTGA
- a CDS encoding polysaccharide deacetylase family protein, translating to MAELLDRYGLAATFYIPRHSQLETLPEEKIRELSQRFEIGAHTMEHLALTTLPDVEAERQIHDSGAWVADVTGEPCAMFCPPLGKYQREHVNAIARHGFIGYRTVELLRIDPPKRRVRGDYVRGDKGWELSSMPTSVQAHPHPRSVYVRNAIKRASWSPLHCAWTMAGKTDWVGLAELMLTRAAQTGGVFHLWGHSWEIEENEQWANLEKVFAMLSQAVESGWAVTASNGEVCSAESPASLF from the coding sequence TTGGCTGAGTTACTGGACCGCTATGGATTGGCGGCCACGTTCTACATCCCTCGCCATTCACAGCTCGAAACGTTGCCCGAAGAGAAAATCCGTGAGTTGAGCCAGCGGTTTGAGATCGGTGCTCACACGATGGAGCACTTGGCGTTGACGACGTTGCCAGATGTGGAGGCGGAGCGTCAGATTCATGACAGCGGGGCTTGGGTCGCGGACGTGACCGGGGAACCGTGTGCGATGTTTTGCCCACCGCTGGGAAAGTACCAACGGGAGCACGTCAACGCGATCGCGCGGCATGGTTTCATCGGCTATCGGACGGTGGAGTTGCTGAGAATTGATCCGCCCAAACGTCGCGTTCGTGGTGATTACGTTCGTGGCGACAAGGGCTGGGAGTTGTCGTCCATGCCGACCTCCGTGCAGGCTCATCCCCACCCGCGTTCGGTCTACGTTCGCAACGCGATCAAACGAGCTTCCTGGAGCCCGCTCCACTGCGCTTGGACGATGGCGGGGAAAACCGATTGGGTGGGATTGGCCGAGCTGATGCTGACTCGGGCAGCACAAACGGGGGGCGTCTTCCATCTGTGGGGGCACAGCTGGGAAATCGAGGAAAACGAACAATGGGCGAACCTCGAAAAGGTGTTCGCCATGCTTTCGCAGGCCGTTGAGTCCGGCTGGGCGGTGACAGCGAGCAATGGAGAGGTGTGTTCCGCCGAAAGCCCCGCTTCCCTTTTTTGA
- the sufU gene encoding Fe-S cluster assembly sulfur transfer protein SufU has protein sequence MPNEQDIYEEHVLDHYEDPYHRGTLDSASHMDEGKNPLCGDRIVITLRLDDSGKVAEAWFEGEGCVISQASASMLIELMEGKTIDEVKAFTAEEMLELFGPKLTPNRQKCCLLSWKILQSALHSPVNEDGDSSAPGGPSLGEEQ, from the coding sequence ATGCCGAACGAGCAGGACATTTACGAAGAGCACGTGCTGGATCACTACGAAGATCCATACCACCGCGGGACGCTGGATTCCGCCAGCCACATGGACGAGGGGAAGAACCCGTTGTGCGGTGATCGGATCGTCATCACGCTGCGACTGGATGATTCCGGGAAGGTTGCGGAGGCTTGGTTTGAAGGCGAAGGCTGTGTGATCAGCCAGGCCTCTGCATCGATGCTGATCGAGCTGATGGAAGGCAAAACGATCGACGAAGTGAAAGCTTTCACGGCGGAAGAAATGCTGGAGTTGTTCGGTCCCAAGCTGACCCCCAACCGCCAAAAATGCTGCCTGTTGTCGTGGAAGATTCTGCAATCAGCGTTGCATTCCCCCGTCAACGAAGACGGTGATTCGTCGGCACCGGGCGGCCCATCGCTCGGGGAAGAGCAGTGA
- a CDS encoding aminotransferase class V-fold PLP-dependent enzyme: MNASTLPLDVAKIRDDFPILNTQSASGRPLVYFDNAASTQRPNAVIDAMSRCYQEYYSNVHRGIHTLSEASTGAYESARATVASFMNASTTNEVIFAAGTTAAINTVARSWGDQHLSSGDVILLLISEHHANIVPWHQLAERVGCRVEFIAINDDFLIDDEAVASAIQTHQPKLFAFGAASNTLGTEYPVKRWTQLAHEAGATVLIDAAQAAPHWQLDVQDWNADFVVFSGHKVCGPTGIGVLWGRESLLDSMPPFLGGGGMIDTVTTDGFTSHSLPEKFEAGTPPIVEAIGLEAALKYLTEIGMDNIHAHERQLGSRADAGLREIAGVRVIGPTPEHKGGINSFVVEGVHAHDVSQFLDGQGVAVRAGHHCTMPLHNAIGVSATSRASCYFYNTMDEVDVFLQAVSDVRDRFAKTGRRRRSRASRSET; this comes from the coding sequence GTGAACGCATCCACCTTGCCGTTGGACGTCGCAAAAATTCGCGACGACTTCCCGATCTTGAACACTCAATCGGCCAGTGGTCGACCGCTGGTGTATTTCGACAACGCGGCCAGCACGCAGCGTCCCAATGCGGTCATCGACGCGATGAGCCGTTGCTATCAGGAATACTACAGCAACGTTCACCGTGGAATTCACACGCTGAGCGAAGCGTCGACGGGGGCCTACGAGAGTGCGCGAGCGACCGTGGCTTCGTTCATGAATGCTTCGACGACCAACGAGGTCATCTTTGCCGCAGGAACCACCGCGGCCATCAACACGGTGGCGAGATCCTGGGGCGACCAGCATCTTTCGTCGGGCGACGTGATCTTGTTGTTGATCAGCGAGCATCATGCCAACATTGTTCCTTGGCATCAGTTGGCCGAACGCGTGGGCTGCCGGGTGGAGTTTATCGCCATCAACGACGACTTTTTGATCGATGACGAGGCGGTTGCCTCCGCCATTCAGACGCACCAACCCAAGTTGTTCGCCTTTGGCGCCGCCAGCAACACGCTGGGCACGGAGTACCCGGTCAAGCGTTGGACACAGCTGGCTCATGAGGCGGGTGCGACCGTGTTGATCGATGCGGCCCAAGCCGCTCCACACTGGCAGCTGGACGTGCAGGACTGGAATGCCGACTTTGTCGTCTTCAGCGGCCACAAGGTTTGTGGTCCGACGGGAATTGGTGTGCTTTGGGGACGCGAAAGTTTACTGGATTCGATGCCTCCGTTTTTGGGCGGTGGTGGAATGATCGACACGGTGACGACCGATGGGTTCACGTCCCATTCCTTGCCCGAAAAATTCGAAGCCGGCACACCGCCGATTGTCGAAGCGATCGGACTGGAAGCGGCCCTGAAGTACTTGACCGAAATCGGCATGGACAACATTCATGCTCATGAACGTCAGCTTGGCTCACGTGCCGACGCGGGACTGCGTGAGATCGCTGGCGTCCGTGTGATTGGGCCCACCCCGGAGCACAAAGGCGGGATCAATAGCTTCGTGGTTGAAGGTGTTCACGCACACGACGTCTCGCAGTTTCTCGATGGTCAAGGTGTCGCCGTTCGCGCGGGGCATCATTGCACGATGCCGCTGCACAATGCGATTGGCGTTTCCGCGACCTCGCGAGCGAGTTGCTATTTCTACAACACGATGGATGAAGTCGACGTGTTTTTGCAAGCGGTTTCGGACGTGCGAGATCGTTTCGCGAAAACCGGACGTCGTCGTCGTTCACGCGCGAGTCGATCGGAGACATGA